One Castanea sativa cultivar Marrone di Chiusa Pesio chromosome 4, ASM4071231v1 DNA window includes the following coding sequences:
- the LOC142632098 gene encoding TPD1 protein homolog 1-like produces the protein MKRELKLASLLLLFFLAAAAFVVVSGVESSIIFQGKTNIIKLPHRKLLAMVEPNRIFGEKCTKSDIVVNQGPTAPLPSGIPTYTVEISNVCATSCNIAAIHLKCGWFSSAKLINPKVFRRLGFDDCLVNDGKSLGVGESLSFQYANTFSYPMSVSSVACV, from the exons ATGAAGAGAGAGTTGAAACTCGcttcgttgttgttgttgttcttcttaGCTGCTGctgcttttgttgttgtttctg gtGTGGAGAGCTCAATAATCTTTCAAGGAAAAACCAATATCATCAAGCTTCCACATCGCAAGCTTCTGG CAATGGTGGAACCAAACCGAATATTTGGCGAAAAGTGTACCAAATCGGACATTGTGGTGAACCAAGGCCCCACTGCTCCACTGCCTAGCGGTATTCCCACCTACACAGTTGAGATATCGAATGTCTGCGCTACTAGTTGCAACATTGCTGCCATTCACTTGAAGTGTGGGTGGTTCAGCTCAGCCAAGCTCATCAACCCCAAAGTTTTTAGGAGGCTTGGATTTGATGATTGCCTTGTTAATGATGGCAAGTCTTTGGGTGTTGGTGAATCTCTTTCTTTTCAGTATGCCAATACTTTTTCTTACCCAATGTCTGTCTCTTCAGTAGCATGTGTTTAG
- the LOC142631648 gene encoding protein MICRORCHIDIA 7-like yields the protein MDAIVKKEIIEAATRALQSSGGIGNAPFLGGAFDSVIELSSSSSSSSSSSSESSDSDDGGDDDHGGNGRNGSGNGVVLGKRVRVSNGGGVAMMTTTKKKKKRVDALGGVIVPAGFLQQLPPPVTAATAAEVPASQSIAKCSSKQFWKAGDYEGAPCSEWESSTLGLDHVRVHPKFLHSNATSHKWALGAFAELLDNSLDEVCNGATYVTIDMLVSKKDGSRMLLIEDNGGGMDPDKMRQCMSLGYSAKSKLANTIGQYGNGFKTSTMRLGADVIVFSRCCGKDGKSPTQSIGLLSYTFLRSTKKEDIVVPMLDYEGKEQEWNKIIRSSPGDWSKNLETIVQWSPFSSEADLLRQFNLMRTHGTRIIIYNLWEDDQGQLELDFDADPHDIQIRGVNREEKNIQMAKEYPNSKHFLTYRHSLRSYASILYLRLPPSFRIILRGKDVEHHNIVNDMMMSQEVTYRPQPSGDGVPKDTNMIAVVTIGFVKDAKYHIDVQGFNVYHKNRLIKPFWRLWNAAGSDGRGVIGVLEANFVEPAHDKQGFERTTVLARLESRLIQMQKNYWGTNCHRIGYAARRNKKFLASADSETSLDSLPPPSQSKKKNTASSSKTPFSNLEKYSSRLNQRYGRKESENFEGYGDGHLSSKGKNRVNTPTKSGKRHDFSEPSSPSAEIESDNDVHIDLPEKQSNGSGHKAFPGIKSFGKSALHTNRASSIMDDAESQQDCASGGITVRPSMQSHSKGGDVNCSAPSPSDSDLRTVEQLKEENQELRKRFEKREGEVLGELLHNLLSERDKCKSLEAQLLAAQQKIDDLTKEQESLIDIFAEERDRRENEELRLKKRLQDANSTIEVLRDKIRLLEKMHSSVSKH from the exons atggATGCGATTGTGAAGAAAGAGATTATAGAAGCAGCGACGAGGGCGTTACAGAGTAGTGGAGGAATTGGAAACGCACCGTTTTTGGGAGGAGCTTTTGACTCGGTGATCGAActcagtagtagtagtagcagcagcagcagcagcagtagTGAGTCGTCCGACTCGGACGACGGCGGCGATGATGATCACGGTGGTAATGGTAGGAATGGGAGTGGCAACGGTGTCGTTTTGGGGAAGAGAGTGAGGGTTTCGAATGGAGGAGGGGTGgcgatgatgacgacgacgaagaagaagaagaagagagttgACGCGTTAGGAGGCGTGATCGTCCCTGCCGGTTTTCTCCAACAGCTTCCTCCTCCGGTTACGGCGGCGACGGCGGCGGAGGTTCCGGCATCGCAGTCGATTGCGAAATGCTCGTCTAAGCAGTTTTGGAAAGCCGGTGACTATGAGGGAGCTCCGTGTTCCGAATGGGAATCATCTACTC TTGGCTTGGATCACGTTAGGGTTCATCCTAAATTTCTACATTCCAATGCAACCAGTCATAAGTGGGCTCTTGGAG CTTTTGCAGAGCTTCTGGACAATTCTTTGGATGAG GTCTGCAATGGTGCTACATATGTTACCATAGATATGCTTGTAAGTAAGAAAGATGGGAGCAGAATGTTGCTAATCGAAG ATAATGGTGGTGGGATGGATCCGGATAAAATGCGACAGTGCATGTCATTGGGGTATTCTGCAAAAAGCAAATTGGCAAATACTATTGGACAAT ATGGAAATGGTTTTAAGACTAGTACCATGAGACTTGGAGCAGATGTAATTGTGTTCTCGCGATGTTGTGGAAAAGATGGAAAAAG CCCTACACAGAGCATCGGGTTACTGTCCTATACATTTTTGAGGAGCACCAAGAAGGAAGATATTGTAGTTCCCATG CTTGACTATGAAGGCAAGGAACAAGAATGGAACAAGATTATAAGGTCTTCTCCTGGTGATTGGAgtaaaaatttagaaacaataGTTCAATGGTCCCCATTCTCCAGTGAAGCAGACCTTCTTCGTCAG TTTAACCTGATGAGAACTCATGGCACGCGGATAATTATCTACAATCTTTGGGAGGATGACCAAGGACAGTTGGAACTTGATTTTGATGCCGATCCTCAC GACATTCAAATCAGAGGCGTTAACcgagaagagaaaaatatacaaatggCAAAAGAGTATCCCAACTCTAAGCATTTCCTAACTTATCGACATTCATTAAGA AGTTACGCATCGATTCTCTATCTAAGGCTTCCTCCTAGCTTTCGAATAATTCTCCGTGGGAAAGATGTGGAGCATCACAATATAGTGAATGACATGATGATGTCTCAGGAGGTTACATACCGACCACAACCTAGTGGTGATGGGGTCCCAAAGGATACAAAT ATGATTGCTGTTGTAACTATCGGATTTGTTAAGGATGCAAAATATCATATTGATGTTCAAGGATTCAATGTTTATCACAAGAATCGGCTTATTAAG CCATTCTGGAGGCTTTGGAATGCTGCAGGAAGTGATGGTCGTGGAGTTATAG GTGTATTGGAAGCTAATTTTGTTGAACCGGCTCATGATAAGCAGGGATTTGAGCGTACAACTGTTCTTGCAAGACTTGAGTCACGGTTAATACAAATGCAAAAGAATTACTG GGGCACTAACTGTCATAGAATTGGTTATGCTGCACGacgtaataaaaaatttctagctTCAGCAGACAGTG AAACTTCTCTCGATTCCCTTCCACCCCCATCTCagtcaaaaaagaagaatactGCCTCAAGCAGCAAGACCCCGTTTTCAAATTTAGAGAAATACTCATCACGGTTAAATCAGAGGTACGGACGAAAAGAATCAGAGAATTTCGAGGGATATGGGGATGGTCATTTGTCAAGTAAGGGGAAAAATAGAGTGAACACTCCTACAAAATCTGGAAAAAGACACGATTTTTCTGAACCATCATCACCTTCTGCAGAAATTGAAAGTGACAATGACGTGCATATAGATCTACCTGAGAAACAATCAAATGGTAGTGGTCATAAGGCATTCCCTGGTATAAAATCTTTTGGGAAAAGTGCCTTGCATACTAATAGAGCATCTTCAATCATGGATGATGCTGAATCTCAGCAAGATTGTGCATCAGGTGGAATAACTGTTCGTCCCTCCATGCAATCCCATTCAAAG GGAGGTGATGTTAATTGTAGTGCACCTTCACCTTCAGACTCTGATTTACGCACTGTGGAACAATTGaaagaagagaatcaagagTTGAGGAAAAG ATTTGAGAAAAGGGAGGGAGAAGTTTTAGGTGAATTGCTGCACAATTTGCTGTCTGAAAGAGACAAGTGTAAATCTCTTGAAGCTCAG CTCCTAGCGGCGCAGCAAAAGATTGATGACTTGACCAAGGAACAAGAAAGTTTGATTGACATATTTGCAGAGGAGAGGGATCGAAGGGAGAATGAGGAGCTAAGATTGAAGAAGAGGCTACAG GATGCAAATTCTACCATCGAAGTGTTGCGTGACAAGATAAGGCTGCTAGAAAAAATGCATTCTTCTGTCAGCAAACATTGA